In the genome of Cercospora beticola chromosome 2, complete sequence, one region contains:
- a CDS encoding uncharacterized protein (CAZy:GT71), protein MIQLPYWSRHKRRVVMCRVIAGTLLLSLLGVFFFPSVVEATPSPLKNSIRKQQVREAPDVPEYSPQDTRYEPPAADIREPEKPAIAKHAPSHQTPIVQKKPNINIEEAVLKLKSLYPDEVRTKGILSPLTATGEALLRDLAFRTRAFREALAAWEALHFVIDGPTLSQRDIIPQLRAAKRPSENFAEAVHSYDRFRAYINKLAARLFPWTMAFYADHMSLHASFYSGGKGIVLTAGDGQAPYLLTSIPSFRKLGCELPIEILYLGDEDLSEDYRDALEALPGVLTRDLSQMVNDEGWALKGWAMKPFAILMSSFREVLFIDADALFLVNPETMFDDEQYTSTGALFFKDRNLNPEKKRGWLKSILPSPISDHVKKSRMWTGESGHQQDSGVLVIDKWKHFVSLLLTTRMNGPDRDGNKDQGKKGVYEMVYGDKETFWLSWELAGDLGYSFHDSVVGTMGTLNTTVATKRASEAICSAQLLHFDREGLPLWFNGGLSKTKDESDNFKHYQPFEYYMQEPREKGRAVTSDNWSIQPSNVVCLEGEEHFPFSAHTQGVLEMLLDLARQNAEAEPES, encoded by the exons ATGATCCAGCTCCCATACTGGTCCCGACACAAGAGGCGGGTCGTCATGTGTCGTGTTATCGCTGGCACGCTTCTGTTATCTTTACTGGGTGTATTTTTCTTTCCCTCGGTTGTCGAAGCCACTCCTTCCCCTCTCAAAAACAGCATCAGGAAACAGCAAGTTCGAGAGGCACCAGATGTCCCAGAATACTCCCCGCAGGACACACGCTATGAGCCACCAGCTGCAGATATCCGAGAACCCGAGAAGCCAGCAATCGCGAAACATGCTCCCTCCCACCAAACTCCAATTGTCCAAAAGAAACCAAATATTAACATCGAGGAAGCTGTTCTGAAGCTCAAATCCTTATATCCAGACGAAGTCCGCACAAAAGGGATCTTGTCGCCTCTCACAGCAACTGGAGAAGCACTTCTCCGAGATCTAGCTTTCAGAACAAGGGCGTTCAGAGAAGCTTTGGCAGCATGGGAAGCACTACATTTCGTCATCGATGGGCCTACGCTGTCTCAAAGAGACATCATCCCACAATTGCGCGCAGCAAAGCGCCCCTCCGAGAACTTCGCTGAGGCGGTACACAGCTATGACAGATTCCGGGCCTATATCAACAAACTTGCTGCGCGTCTGTTCCCGTGGACAATGGCATTCTATGCTGACCATATGTCGCTACATGCGAGCTTCTACAGTGGAGGTAAGGGCATAGTCCTCACGGCAGGCGACGGCCAGGCTCCTTATCTCTTGACAAGCATTCCCTCGTTCCGGAAACTTGGATGTGAATTGCCAATTGAGATTCTCTATCTTGGAGACGAGGATTTGAGCGAAGACTACAGAGATGCCCTGGAAGCTTTGCCAGGAGTCTTGACCAGAGACTTGAGCCAAATGGTGAATGATGAAGGTTGGGCACTGAAAG GGTGGGCAATGAAGCCCTTCGCAATTCTCATGTCCTCCTTCCGCGAAGTCCTTTTCATCGACGCCGACGCACTTTTCCTTGTCAACCCCGAAACGATGTTCGACGACGAGCAATATACGAGCACGGGAGCGCTATTTTTCAAGGACAGAAACCTGAACCCAGAGAAAAAGCGAGGCTGGCTCAAGTCGATTCTGCCAAGCCCAATATCAGACCATGTCAAGAAGAGTCGAATGTGGACAGGCGAAAGCGGACATCAGCAAGACTCTGGAGTGCTAGTAATCGACAAATGGAAGCATTTCGTTTCTCTGCTTTTGACCACAAGAATGAATGGCCCAGACCGAGACGGCAACAAAGATCAAGGCAAGAAGGGTGTCTACGAGATGGTCTACGGCGACAAGGAGACTTTCTGGCTCAGCTGGGAGCTGGCGGGTGACTTGGGATACTCGTTCCATGACAGCGTCGTTGGAACAATGGGCACACTCAACACGACTGTAGCCACAAAAAGGGCATCAGAGGCAATCTGTTCCGCACAACTCTTGCATTTTGATCGCGAAGGCTTGCCACTCTGGTTCAATGGTGGTCTCAGCAAG ACGAAAGACGAATCCGATAACTTCAAACACTACCAACCATTCGAGTACTACATGCAAGAACCACGAGAAAAAGGGCGTGCCGTTACAAGCGATAACTGGAGCATTCAACCTTCCAACGTGGTCTGcttggaaggagaagagcaCTTCCCATTCTCCGCACACACCCAGGGCGTGCTGGAAATGCTCCTCGACCTCGCGCGCCAAAACGCAGAAGCTGAACCAGAATCATGA